One stretch of Acidobacteriota bacterium DNA includes these proteins:
- a CDS encoding IS110 family transposase, whose product AIIATARKFLGVIYRTLKNKWVFADFPHFVLAEG is encoded by the coding sequence GCGATTATCGCGACGGCGCGCAAGTTCCTGGGGGTGATCTACCGGACGCTGAAGAACAAATGGGTGTTCGCAGACTTCCCCCATTTCGTCCTCGCCGAGGGCTA